A region of the Nocardia nova SH22a genome:
CGGTGGCCCGGTAGATCGCGGTGTGGATGGCGGTTTCGGCGGAGGGCCGACGTGTCCCGGACACGGGTGCGGAGTCCTCGATCCGGACGCGGACGGTATCGGCGGAGGTCAGCTCGCCCTTGGACAATCCGCTGCCGGTGATCACCGCAGTGTGCCCGGCGTCCGACACCGAGATATTGCCCGCGGTTCCGGGCATCCATCCGCGCGTGTACAACTCGCGTGCGATCGCCGCGATCTCACTACCGTGCGCGGCATCGCCGGATGCGTCGGGAGCCGGGGCGATCGGCCCGTTCTCGGTGACCACGGCGGTCACCAGATCGGGCGGCGTCACATCGAAGGCCGGATTGAACACGGCGGTCCCGGCCGGGGCGCTGGCATATCCGCCGAACCGGGTGACCTCGTCGGCGCCGCGCTGCTCGACGACGATCCGGTCACCGGTGGCCGTGGCGGGATCGCGAGTCGATTCGGGGGCCACCACGATGAACGGTATGCCGTGATGACGAGCGGCCAGGGCCAGCCCGTAGGTGCCGATCTTGTTGGCGACCGAGCCGTCGGCGGTGATCCGGTCGGCGCCGACGATCACACAGTCGACCTGCCCGGTCGCCATCGCCCAGGCGGCCGCGGAATCGACCGTCAGCCGATGCGGAATTCCGGCCTCGGCCAACTCCCAGGTGGTCAGGCGCGCACCCTGCAGCAGCGGCCGGGTCTCGTCGACGAGGACGTCGGCGATCGCGTCGCGTTCGTGCAGTACCCGCAGCGCGCCGATCGCGGTACCGACCGCGGTGGTCGCCAGCCGTCCGGTATTGCAGTGGGTGAGCATGCGCAGCGGCCGGTCCGGGCACACTCGCTGGACCAGATCGGCGGCGTGGGTCGCGGCGGCCCGATTGACGCGGCCGTCCTCGGCGAGCATGGCCTGCGCCTCGGCCAGTACCGCCTCCGCGCCCTCGGGCAGTTTCGCCAGCGCCCGGCGCACGCCCCAGGACAGGTTGACAGCGGTGGGCCGGGCGGCCTCGATCCGGGCGGCCTCCGCCTCGACGCGCGCCGGTTGGCCGGGGTGTGCGCGGGCGGCCAGCGCCACGCCGAACGCACCCGACACCCCGATCGCCGGGGCGCCGCGTACAGCGAGCGTGGTGATGGCGTCGATGATCTCGTCGACGGTGCTGAGCCGCAGTTCACGCAGGTCGTGTGGCAGGGCGCGCTGGTCGATCGTCACCACGGCGCCGTCGACCCACGTGATCGAACTATCACCCATTTACGCGCACAACCCTCACCACTCGACCGGCTACCTCTCAAACGGTAGCGAACCAGGGCGCCCCGCCCCGCACCAGGTTTGTCCTCGCCGCGATCCGATCGAGCGGGTGCGGTCACCCGAACGTGGCATCGTACGACGGCACCCTGGAACGGCACGGTGTGCATGTTCGCAGTGTCGGCGGTCGGGCGCACCGCCGGTTCGCGAACGGCTTGGCGGTCAACGAATTCGATGCCCGAAATGCCGAAATATGCTGGTAGCGCCGTTATCCCAGGGCGTGTCCTCCACAGTCGGCCGCACTATCCACAGCCTCCGGTGGACAAGCGTGGAGATCGCATGTTCCACATTGTCGGCCGCCCTGTGCGAAACCCGGCCTCACGCCTGGCCGAATGCGAGCGTGACATTGTGTCCTCCGAATCCGAAGGAATTGCTCAACGCCTGTGCAATTCGCTGTGGACGCGCGACACCGTGCACGATGTCGAGATCCACCCCCGGGTCCGGATTGTCGAAATTCAGTGTGGGAGGCACGGTCTGATCCCGCAGTGTGCACAAGGTGAGGATCGCCTCCAGCGCACCCACCGCGCCGATGGAATGCCCGAGTGCGGATTTCGGCGCGTACACCGACGCGTGCTTCGCCACGGCCGCAATGGCGTTGGCCTCCGACGCGTCGCCGACCGGTGTGGAGGTGGCGTGCGCGTCGATGTGATCGATATCGGCCGAGGTCAGCCCGGCGGCGGCGATCGCCTTGCGCATCGCGCGGGCCGCACCGGCGCCCTCGGGTTCGGTACCGGTGATGTGGTAGCCGTCGGAAGTGATTCCCGCACCGAGGATCCGGCCGTGCACCGCGGCTCCGCGCGCCCGCGCGAACTCCTCCGATTCCAGCACCAGCAGCGCACCCGCCTCGCCGAAGACGAATCCGTCGCGGTCGCGATCGAACGGCCGCGACGCCAGGCCGGGTTCGTCGTTGCGGGTACTCATCGCCCGCATCATCGCGAAGCTCGCGATCGGCACGGCCTCGATATAGCCCTCGACCCCACCGGCGATCACCACATCCGCCTCACCACTGCGAATCAGCCGCCAGGCGTGCGCGATCGCCTCGGCCCCCGACGAACACGCCGAAGTCGGTGCGTAAACCCCTGCCTTGGCGCCGAATTCGAGCCCGACCCGCGCGGCCGGTCCGTTGGGCATGACCATCGGCACCGTCAGCGGCGGCACCTTGCGATAGCCGCCCTCGCGCATCGCGTCGACCGCGGTCATGAACGCGTCGCCACCACCGAGTCCGGTGCCGATGGCGACACCCAGCCGCTCGGTGTCCAGCTCCGGCGCCCCGGCCTGCTGCCACACCTGCCGCCCGAGCACCAGCGCGAGCTGCTGCACATACGAGTGGCGGCGCTGTTCGATGCGGGTCAGATGTGCGCTCGGCTGCTCGACCAGGCGGCCGCCGATGCGCACCGGCAGATCGTAGCGGGTCACGAAGTCGTCGGTCAGCGGGCCGATCCCGCTCTTGCCCGCCACCAGCGCGGCCCAGGTGCTGTCGAGATCCGGGCCCAGGCAGGTGGTCGCCGCCATCGCGGTGACGACCACATCCCGCGGAGTTTGTGTAGCAGTCGGTACACTCATGATGACAGGAATACCCGTAGCGAACGCTACAGTCAATACGTGCCTCGACCCCTGGACCAGGCCCGGCGCGCGGAACTACTCGCCGGAGTCATCGCCTACATCGGCGAATACGGCCTGACCGAACTGTCCCTGCGCCCGCTGGCGGAGTATCTGGGAACCAGTTCGCGGATGCTGATCCACTATTTCGGCACCAAGGAGGCCATGCTCGTCGCCGCCCTCGAAACGCAGCGCCCGGATATCCCGGCCATGTTCGCCGACGTGCCGGACCTGCTGACGCTGCGGCGGCGACTCATCGAATCCTTCTCGGTGAACACCACCACCGAATGGGTCGCCAGCACCCGCGTCCTGCACCAGGTCCTCGGCGTCGCCACCATCCCCGGTAGCCCGTTCCGGTCCTACGGCCAGGACGCGGTGCACGTGCTGATCTCGGCACTGACCGACGTGCTGCGGAGTTTCGATCCCACCGTGCCGGACCCGGAATCGACCGCGACACTGCTGGTGTCGGGCGTCCGCGGATTGCTGCAGGACCGATTCGTCACCGGCGACACCGCGCGGGTCTCCCGTGCCGCGCGACTGTTGATCACGCAGTCACTGCCCCTGCCGGATGCGGACCGCTGAGCGAACCACGAATACCGCTCATGGAACAGGTTTCAGTATTGTGGCCCCATGGCATTCGAGATCGATGAGACCGTAGAAATCGACGCACCCGTCGACGTGGTGTGGGAGGTGCTGACCGATCTCGGCAGTTACGGCGAGTGGAATCCCTTCGTCACCGAGTGCCACAGCACGCTGACCCCAGGCGATCCGATCGAGATGCTGGTCGTTCTCGGCGGCCCGAAACCGCGTAAGCAGCGCGAATACATCCGGACCAACACTCCCGGAATCGAATTCAGCTACAGCATGAAGCCCGTTCCCCTCGGCGCGCTGCACAGTCGGCGATCGCACACCCTGACACCGCTCGACGGCGGCCGCTGCCGGTACCGCTCGCACTTCGAGCTGGGCGGATGGCTGCAGCCGGTGGTCAGCGGATCGATGGGCAAGGCCCTGCACACCGGCTTCGGCGGGATGACGGCGGCGGTGAAGGAGCGCGCCGAGAAGCTGCGCTGATCGAACCTCGAGCCGAATCAGGCTTCGAACGGAATCACGTTACCGGCCGCGTCGCGCTCGCCGCGGCCGGTGTCGATGGCGGCGACGAGTTCGGCGACATCGGACCAGGTGCGCGCGGGATCGCCGTCGAGATTGCCGATGTGGTACCAGGTTTCGGTCGCCCGGTAGCGCACCAGCCCCCTGCCCTGCTCATCGACCATGACATCGAGATCACCGGACACCGTCCCCTCCTCGTCGGTCATGACGGCGGCCCTACCGGTGATCTCGATGATGTCGGCTATTTGAATTCTCCTCTGTGAACGCAATCGTCGACCGCGGTCCGCAATGCCTTCTGCTCCGCCTCGTCGATGTTCAGCGCGTACTTTACCTTGATCGAAATATAGCGCTGCACATATTCACAGTGGAACACGCCGGGCGGCAGATAGTTGGCGGCGTCCTGATCACCCTTCGACCTGTTCGCCGACGGATCGGAGGCGACGAGATTGACGGCGTCGTTGGCGATATTGCGCCGGGTGTCGGTATCGCGCGACTGCGCGCCGGAACGCCATGCCTCGGCCAGCGGAACGATATGTTCGGCATCGACACCGGCCGGATCGGTGATCCATTTGTAGGGCTTGAGTTTTCCGGTCTTGGCGTCCAGCACGCCGTAGCGGTCGCGCCAGCCGCCGTCCTTGCCGACCGAGAGTTTGCAGGTGGAGGCGTCGAGGGTGACCGAACCGGTGGCGTCGCGCAGCATCATCACATCGCGGGTGGTGCATTTGGCGTACTGCGCGAATTTGTCGCCGAATCCGTGTTCGGGAGTGTCCTGATCCCAGTGCGGGAACTTCTCCCGGCTGTATCCGGTCATGGGCGCTTCCGGCGCCACCACCAGTTTGGCGAGCAGATCGTTGACGTCTTTTCCGGAAAAGGTCGCGGCCGCTGCGGAATCGGGTTTCGGATCGGTCGTGGTGTTCTTGCCGTCGAGGAAGCTGTAGGCCACCGCCACGACGACGGCGAGTACGACCGGCGCGAGTACCGCGGCCAGGCGGCGCAGGCCGCGGGGGGAATTCTTCATCGCCGGGCCCCGATCGGTTCGGCGAATATCGGCCGGGGGCCCCGGTGACGGAATTCGTTGGTATCGAATGCGATCCGGGCAAACTTCCGGATCGCGGGGAACGTGTCTGCTTGCCGGCCGCATCCGGGCCGTTCACCACATGTAATTCTCATCGCGCATACAGAGTGACAACCGGCACCGGCAAACCGCAAGTGCACCAGCCGTTTCCACAGCCGAAAATCGGCGAGACCCGTCCCGGCAGGCCGCGCCGGGCCTTCGGGACGGGTCTCGCCGGACCGCTCGTGTCAGCTGTTGAGCTTGTTCAGCCGCTCGCAGGACTCGAGGTATTCCTCCATCAGCCGCTGCATGACATCGGAGGTGCGCTCGATCTTGTTCATCATGCCGACGACCTGGCCGACCGGGTTGAAGTTGACGTCCTTGGCGGCCTCGGGATACCGATGCCCGCGCTTGACGCCGTCGAGGGCCACCATCATCTGCAGCGGCATACCCAGCGGGTCCGGGGTGTCGGCCTGCTCCCAGGCCTCGGTCCAGTCGTTGCGCAGCATGCGGGCCGGCTTACCGGTCCACGCGCGCGAACGCACGGTGTCGTGGCTGGAGGCGTCGATGTAGGTCTGCATCTGCGCGGGCGGCACATTGGCCTCCTCGACGGTCAGCCAGATCGAACCGGTCCACGCGCCCGCGGCGCCCATGGCCATCGCGGCGGCGACCTGACGGCCGTTGCCGATACCACCGGCGGCGAGCACCGGCAGATCGCCGACCGCGTCGATCACCTGCGGCCACAGCACCAGCGAGGAGATCTCACCGCAGTGACCGCCGCCCTCGGTGCCCTGGCACACCACGAAGTCCAGGCCCGCGCGCTTGTGGTTCATGGCGTGCTTGACCGAACCGCACAGCGCGCCGATCAACCGGCCGGAATCCTGGACCTTCTTGATGATGTCGTCGGGCGGGGTGCCGAGCGCGTTGGCGACCAGCTTCGCCTTCGGATGCTTCAGGATCACGTCTACCTGCGGCCCGGCGGTGGTCGCGGTCCAGCCCAGCAGCTGCTCGTGGTGCTCGCCCTCGGGGAGCTTGGGGACGCCGTGGTCGGCGAGGATCTTCTCCGCGAAATCGCGGTGGCCCTGCGGAACCAGCTTGGCCAGTTCGGCTTCCAGCTGGGCCGGGGTCAGATCGTCGATGCCCTTGCCCTCGTACTTGGAGGGGATCACCAGATCGACGCCGTACACACCGTGCACATGCTCATCGAGCCAGGCGAGCTCGACCTCCAGTTCCTCGGCGGTGAAACCGACCGCACCCAGGACGCCGAGACCTCCGGCATTGCTCACCGCGGCGGCGACGTCGCGGCAATGGGTGAAAGCGAAGATGGGTACATCGATGCCCAGTCGTTCGCAGATCTCGGT
Encoded here:
- a CDS encoding SRPBCC domain-containing protein, translated to MAFEIDETVEIDAPVDVVWEVLTDLGSYGEWNPFVTECHSTLTPGDPIEMLVVLGGPKPRKQREYIRTNTPGIEFSYSMKPVPLGALHSRRSHTLTPLDGGRCRYRSHFELGGWLQPVVSGSMGKALHTGFGGMTAAVKERAEKLR
- a CDS encoding NAD(P)H-dependent flavin oxidoreductase; protein product: MHTEICERLGIDVPIFAFTHCRDVAAAVSNAGGLGVLGAVGFTAEELEVELAWLDEHVHGVYGVDLVIPSKYEGKGIDDLTPAQLEAELAKLVPQGHRDFAEKILADHGVPKLPEGEHHEQLLGWTATTAGPQVDVILKHPKAKLVANALGTPPDDIIKKVQDSGRLIGALCGSVKHAMNHKRAGLDFVVCQGTEGGGHCGEISSLVLWPQVIDAVGDLPVLAAGGIGNGRQVAAAMAMGAAGAWTGSIWLTVEEANVPPAQMQTYIDASSHDTVRSRAWTGKPARMLRNDWTEAWEQADTPDPLGMPLQMMVALDGVKRGHRYPEAAKDVNFNPVGQVVGMMNKIERTSDVMQRLMEEYLESCERLNKLNS
- a CDS encoding KasA/KasB family beta-ketoacyl-ACP synthase, translated to MSVPTATQTPRDVVVTAMAATTCLGPDLDSTWAALVAGKSGIGPLTDDFVTRYDLPVRIGGRLVEQPSAHLTRIEQRRHSYVQQLALVLGRQVWQQAGAPELDTERLGVAIGTGLGGGDAFMTAVDAMREGGYRKVPPLTVPMVMPNGPAARVGLEFGAKAGVYAPTSACSSGAEAIAHAWRLIRSGEADVVIAGGVEGYIEAVPIASFAMMRAMSTRNDEPGLASRPFDRDRDGFVFGEAGALLVLESEEFARARGAAVHGRILGAGITSDGYHITGTEPEGAGAARAMRKAIAAAGLTSADIDHIDAHATSTPVGDASEANAIAAVAKHASVYAPKSALGHSIGAVGALEAILTLCTLRDQTVPPTLNFDNPDPGVDLDIVHGVARPQRIAQALSNSFGFGGHNVTLAFGQA
- a CDS encoding HNH endonuclease family protein; the protein is MKNSPRGLRRLAAVLAPVVLAVVVAVAYSFLDGKNTTTDPKPDSAAAATFSGKDVNDLLAKLVVAPEAPMTGYSREKFPHWDQDTPEHGFGDKFAQYAKCTTRDVMMLRDATGSVTLDASTCKLSVGKDGGWRDRYGVLDAKTGKLKPYKWITDPAGVDAEHIVPLAEAWRSGAQSRDTDTRRNIANDAVNLVASDPSANRSKGDQDAANYLPPGVFHCEYVQRYISIKVKYALNIDEAEQKALRTAVDDCVHRGEFK
- a CDS encoding TetR/AcrR family transcriptional regulator — translated: MPRPLDQARRAELLAGVIAYIGEYGLTELSLRPLAEYLGTSSRMLIHYFGTKEAMLVAALETQRPDIPAMFADVPDLLTLRRRLIESFSVNTTTEWVASTRVLHQVLGVATIPGSPFRSYGQDAVHVLISALTDVLRSFDPTVPDPESTATLLVSGVRGLLQDRFVTGDTARVSRAARLLITQSLPLPDADR
- a CDS encoding bifunctional S-methyl-5-thioribose-1-phosphate isomerase/methylthioribulose 1-phosphate dehydratase, with translation MGDSSITWVDGAVVTIDQRALPHDLRELRLSTVDEIIDAITTLAVRGAPAIGVSGAFGVALAARAHPGQPARVEAEAARIEAARPTAVNLSWGVRRALAKLPEGAEAVLAEAQAMLAEDGRVNRAAATHAADLVQRVCPDRPLRMLTHCNTGRLATTAVGTAIGALRVLHERDAIADVLVDETRPLLQGARLTTWELAEAGIPHRLTVDSAAAWAMATGQVDCVIVGADRITADGSVANKIGTYGLALAARHHGIPFIVVAPESTRDPATATGDRIVVEQRGADEVTRFGGYASAPAGTAVFNPAFDVTPPDLVTAVVTENGPIAPAPDASGDAAHGSEIAAIARELYTRGWMPGTAGNISVSDAGHTAVITGSGLSKGELTSADTVRVRIEDSAPVSGTRRPSAETAIHTAIYRATDAGAVVHVHPPHATAISADAGDRLRLTGFELIKGLGTADTIDIPVFANHADVPRIGAEIEHHLRAYPDAPPVLVIAGHGITAWGADLAQARDRAECLESLCELVSLTGRRDISTVRLLEEQKR